A portion of the Pedobacter cryoconitis genome contains these proteins:
- a CDS encoding outer membrane beta-barrel protein, with protein sequence MKNIFMAIVIFAISILTVSAQEQQEKIKKRITYSFGGHIGIPAGYVANYSSIVVGGSLQAEYPIFKATGITASAGYLDFIAKRGGKGASFIPVLLGAKYYLAPKVYASGQAGLSFYGGRDYADGNGGGSGEKYFTYVPGVGFHTSKHFDVLLKYEAVYIASSARTYSSAGVRISYNFNLN encoded by the coding sequence ATGAAAAATATATTTATGGCAATCGTCATTTTTGCAATTTCAATCTTAACAGTCAGTGCACAAGAACAACAAGAAAAAATTAAGAAAAGAATAACTTATAGCTTTGGAGGACATATAGGAATACCGGCTGGCTATGTGGCAAACTATTCATCGATAGTTGTGGGGGGCTCTTTACAAGCAGAGTACCCGATTTTTAAAGCGACTGGCATTACTGCAAGCGCCGGCTATCTTGACTTTATAGCTAAACGTGGCGGTAAAGGAGCTTCCTTCATACCGGTTTTACTTGGAGCAAAATACTATTTAGCACCAAAAGTTTATGCTTCGGGTCAGGCAGGTCTTTCTTTCTACGGTGGCAGGGATTATGCGGATGGTAATGGAGGGGGGAGCGGTGAAAAATATTTTACATATGTGCCTGGTGTTGGCTTTCATACTTCCAAACATTTTGATGTATTGCTTAAATATGAAGCGGTTTATATTGCTTCTTCTGCAAGAACATATTCTTCCGCCGGCGTAAGAATCAGTTATAATTTCAATTTAAATTAA
- a CDS encoding DUF3738 domain-containing protein, translated as MKLTYYVASLLMLFSLKGLAQTDTSSFKYRKPLFDFDYQKPVFKLQNEQLTNKNKFLRFSVVTGYREGVQSTSGAFGLNFNSSINKVTGLQLVTMYNLSIADILTHGMVEYGNILLEVDDPSKYIYNPKYGDKESWMRKNAFCYELVLPIGVVKGSKTLDEYLANAFGVKFGMEKKMVNALILVHTSTVDKLKSAGNGEAKYDMKGYFNNVTMDKLIYELAEARLQPIIDETNYKEPIDLDLKIDSWTDLPALRKELNRYDLDLIDGMRELQMFVIKKDNQ; from the coding sequence ATGAAATTAACATATTATGTTGCCTCTCTTTTAATGCTGTTTTCATTAAAAGGTCTGGCACAAACAGACACTAGTTCTTTTAAATACAGGAAACCTCTTTTTGACTTTGATTATCAAAAGCCTGTTTTTAAATTACAGAATGAACAATTGACAAATAAGAATAAATTTTTGCGTTTTTCTGTTGTTACAGGATATAGAGAGGGTGTTCAATCAACTTCTGGTGCATTTGGATTAAATTTTAATTCATCTATAAATAAAGTGACTGGCTTACAGCTGGTCACTATGTACAATTTATCAATTGCCGATATACTGACTCACGGTATGGTGGAGTATGGCAACATATTGCTGGAAGTAGATGACCCATCAAAATACATTTATAATCCAAAATATGGTGATAAGGAAAGTTGGATGAGAAAGAATGCTTTTTGTTATGAACTGGTCCTCCCAATTGGCGTGGTCAAAGGTAGTAAAACGTTAGATGAATATCTTGCCAATGCATTTGGAGTTAAATTCGGTATGGAGAAAAAAATGGTTAATGCACTTATTCTTGTACATACTTCGACCGTCGATAAACTAAAATCAGCTGGAAATGGCGAAGCAAAATATGATATGAAAGGTTATTTTAATAACGTTACCATGGATAAGCTAATTTATGAGTTGGCTGAAGCCAGATTACAACCTATAATAGATGAAACCAATTATAAAGAGCCTATAGATCTTGACCTTAAGATTGATTCATGGACAGATCTTCCGGCTTTGCGTAAAGAATTGAATCGGTATGATCTTGATCTGATTGATGGAATGCGTGAATTACAAATGTTTGTTATAAAAAAAGATAACCAATGA
- a CDS encoding FKBP-type peptidyl-prolyl cis-trans isomerase, giving the protein MRLTIILAVKFFLMVLNVNAQQTYTVPDQKTTNLPNLSIGDQLPHFSINKLINANKKTALTTEFKDQLLIVDFWATNCSGCVAALPKMDALQKKFGPKIKILPVTYEKEANVLVFWKNNKYTKNLSLPSVVEDKIFATYFKHRSIPHEVWIYRGKVIAITSSDFVDADNIQMVLNGQQVSWPVKNDFDVFDATKQFLFTPDPNQVDTSSTFMKYTAISDYKAGVNAEGLGGSGIIRDSRKKIIRAFFLNYPIYNAYQINWNYLIKPADLVRPSSTLMPNQIIWEVLDKSRYIFTEGKGALQNWLTRNGICYESVNPDTGQTDIIIHKSIIADLDRLLGLHARWERIKENVLVLVRNDKNILLKSKKTLTGEYDDHLIVKGSLHQFRDLPLNSLITQMNRQADNPYVFDETDYTNKLDMDLNFSSWTDIAGIKKALKPYGLDLKEEERLVDKFVFTEIDGGALADHRAISEANAKREAQKDMKGPLPEENNFFLLTNKKRPGVVTLPSGLQYKIIHQGKGKKPGLTDKVSVNYTGALVNGKIFDSSLEKGLPYIVNVDKTIQGWTEALQLMPVGSKWMIYVPAALAYGGRSNSGQIPPNSTLIFEIELLQIIK; this is encoded by the coding sequence ATGAGATTAACAATAATATTAGCCGTAAAGTTCTTCTTAATGGTTTTGAATGTGAATGCACAACAAACCTACACTGTACCAGATCAGAAAACAACAAATCTCCCAAATTTATCTATTGGAGATCAGTTACCCCATTTTTCTATAAATAAGCTTATTAATGCAAATAAAAAGACAGCATTGACAACTGAATTTAAGGATCAATTATTAATAGTAGATTTCTGGGCAACAAATTGTTCTGGTTGTGTTGCTGCTCTTCCTAAAATGGATGCTTTGCAAAAGAAATTTGGTCCTAAAATCAAGATTCTACCGGTAACTTATGAGAAAGAGGCTAATGTACTTGTTTTCTGGAAGAACAATAAATACACTAAAAATCTTTCGCTACCATCTGTCGTGGAGGATAAAATATTTGCTACATATTTTAAACACCGGTCTATTCCACATGAAGTTTGGATCTATAGAGGTAAAGTTATCGCAATTACTTCATCCGATTTTGTAGATGCAGACAATATTCAAATGGTACTTAACGGTCAGCAGGTTAGTTGGCCGGTAAAGAATGATTTTGATGTTTTTGATGCTACAAAGCAGTTCTTGTTTACTCCTGATCCGAATCAAGTTGATACTTCATCAACATTTATGAAATATACGGCAATATCTGATTATAAAGCGGGTGTAAATGCAGAAGGACTTGGTGGATCTGGTATTATAAGAGATTCCCGAAAAAAAATAATCAGGGCATTTTTTCTGAATTATCCTATTTATAATGCTTATCAGATCAATTGGAACTATTTAATAAAACCTGCAGATTTAGTAAGACCAAGTTCTACGTTAATGCCAAACCAAATCATATGGGAAGTCTTGGATAAATCCAGGTATATCTTTACTGAGGGAAAGGGTGCATTGCAAAATTGGCTTACAAGAAATGGTATCTGTTATGAATCTGTAAATCCTGATACTGGGCAAACCGATATTATAATTCATAAATCCATTATCGCTGATCTGGATCGTTTGCTGGGCTTACATGCTCGTTGGGAAAGAATAAAAGAAAATGTTCTTGTTTTAGTTCGGAATGATAAAAATATTTTATTAAAAAGTAAAAAAACTTTAACTGGTGAGTATGATGATCATTTAATCGTCAAAGGATCTTTGCATCAATTCAGGGATTTACCATTAAATAGTTTAATTACTCAGATGAATCGCCAGGCTGACAATCCGTATGTTTTTGATGAGACTGACTATACAAATAAATTAGATATGGATTTGAATTTCTCTTCATGGACCGACATTGCTGGAATAAAAAAAGCATTGAAACCTTATGGTTTGGACTTGAAAGAAGAAGAAAGATTGGTGGATAAATTTGTTTTCACTGAAATAGATGGGGGAGCGTTGGCTGATCATAGAGCGATATCTGAAGCAAATGCAAAAAGAGAAGCGCAAAAAGATATGAAAGGGCCCTTACCTGAAGAAAACAATTTTTTTTTATTAACGAATAAAAAAAGACCTGGTGTGGTAACTTTACCTTCTGGCTTACAATATAAAATTATCCATCAGGGGAAAGGGAAGAAACCTGGTTTAACAGATAAAGTGAGTGTGAATTACACAGGTGCGTTGGTTAATGGGAAGATTTTTGATAGCTCTTTAGAAAAAGGTCTCCCATATATTGTAAATGTTGACAAAACTATACAAGGCTGGACAGAAGCTTTGCAGTTAATGCCGGTTGGATCTAAGTGGATGATTTATGTTCCCGCAGCTCTTGCGTACGGAGGTAGGAGTAATTCAGGGCAGATACCACCAAATAGCACACTGATTTTCGAAATAGAACTACTACAGATTATCAAATAA
- a CDS encoding S8 family serine peptidase: protein MLISANILFAQTGEKVKDNWQNLDLRTDSVFGISMEMAYKELLNGKKAIPVIVAVIDGGVDIAHEDLKSVIWTNPNEIPANGKDDDKNGFIDDLHGWNFYNSTTKEDDKTKTILIKTKLEIVQADQKILDQILQKIGKPAPVIKDFKDYIPINEAEFKMQTNLVAGLKNSSEFVTYKKISLQRGISYYKMQLAYYEKQDFDPITGGPSSYHGTHIAGVIAAARNNNIGIKGVADHAQIMVIKAIPGIDPLGEGGQQTSFAQLSSVIQDERTKALADAIFYAVDNGAKVINMSFGQPWAKTSVAVDKAIKYAISKDILIIHASGNEGKDLDQMIIYPDRENPEGQAIAACWIEVGASGWKNDENIAGRFSNYGKSSIDVYAPGMEITSTIPRSAYLDDTGTSMAAPVVAGLAGVIREYYPELTAKQVKVIIMKSVEQVWALKDKCISGGIVNAYKAFQLIKPNN, encoded by the coding sequence ATGCTGATATCAGCAAATATTTTATTTGCTCAAACAGGTGAAAAAGTTAAAGATAACTGGCAAAACCTGGATCTTAGAACTGATAGTGTATTTGGAATTAGTATGGAAATGGCATACAAAGAATTGTTAAATGGAAAGAAAGCAATTCCGGTTATAGTTGCTGTGATTGATGGAGGTGTAGATATAGCTCATGAAGATCTTAAATCTGTAATCTGGACAAATCCAAATGAAATACCAGCAAATGGGAAAGATGATGATAAAAATGGTTTTATAGATGATTTACATGGCTGGAATTTCTATAACTCAACAACGAAAGAAGACGATAAAACGAAAACAATATTAATAAAAACTAAATTAGAAATTGTACAGGCAGATCAGAAAATATTAGATCAGATCTTGCAAAAGATAGGAAAACCGGCTCCTGTTATTAAAGATTTCAAGGACTATATTCCAATTAATGAAGCTGAATTTAAAATGCAGACTAACTTAGTAGCTGGGTTGAAAAATTCTTCAGAGTTTGTGACTTATAAAAAGATTAGTTTACAAAGAGGAATTAGTTATTATAAGATGCAGCTTGCGTATTATGAAAAACAAGATTTTGATCCTATTACAGGAGGTCCTTCTTCTTATCATGGCACTCATATTGCCGGTGTTATTGCGGCTGCTCGTAACAATAATATTGGGATTAAAGGTGTAGCTGATCATGCACAAATAATGGTTATAAAAGCTATTCCCGGGATTGATCCGTTGGGTGAGGGTGGACAACAAACATCATTTGCTCAGCTGAGTTCTGTAATTCAGGATGAAAGGACTAAAGCCCTGGCAGATGCGATTTTTTACGCTGTGGATAATGGCGCAAAGGTGATCAATATGAGTTTTGGGCAGCCTTGGGCTAAAACATCTGTGGCAGTTGATAAAGCAATAAAGTACGCGATAAGTAAAGATATATTGATCATTCATGCTTCGGGTAACGAAGGAAAGGATCTGGATCAAATGATTATTTATCCTGACCGCGAAAATCCAGAAGGACAGGCAATAGCAGCTTGTTGGATAGAGGTGGGAGCTTCAGGGTGGAAGAATGACGAAAATATAGCAGGTCGATTTTCTAATTATGGAAAAAGTAGTATAGACGTGTATGCTCCAGGTATGGAAATTACTTCTACAATTCCGAGGTCGGCATATCTTGACGATACAGGAACAAGTATGGCTGCACCTGTAGTTGCAGGTTTAGCTGGCGTTATTAGAGAATATTATCCGGAATTAACCGCTAAACAGGTAAAGGTGATCATAATGAAATCGGTTGAACAAGTCTGGGCCTTAAAAGACAAATGTATTTCTGGAGGGATAGTCAATGCCTATAAAGCTTTCCAGTTGATTAAACCTAATAACTAA
- a CDS encoding glycosyltransferase family 2 protein gives MSTPLVSCIMPTANRPNFVVLAVEHFLNQDFRDAELIIIDDGKKSVRPLLPNHRRIKYFYTDPLGSIGLKRNFACEKAQGEIIMHWDDDDWYAYDWISKSVNFLNESKADISGLSQIIFFSPRAGKFWRYEGDRLEHPWLAGATMAYRKSFWQAHPFKDLQIGEDYDYAWNMGAKIHAHNYSDGFIATLHNSNTTLKPFEDPRHKRQYASNWMDVSFEGKTENPKKSRYYY, from the coding sequence ATGAGCACACCTTTAGTATCCTGCATTATGCCAACCGCTAACCGTCCGAATTTTGTTGTGTTAGCAGTTGAGCACTTTCTAAACCAGGATTTTAGAGATGCAGAGTTGATCATTATAGATGACGGAAAGAAATCTGTCAGGCCTTTATTACCCAATCATCGCCGTATTAAATACTTTTATACTGACCCTTTAGGAAGTATAGGGCTCAAAAGGAATTTTGCCTGTGAAAAAGCACAGGGAGAAATTATTATGCATTGGGATGATGACGACTGGTATGCATATGACTGGATCAGTAAATCGGTTAATTTCTTAAATGAATCTAAAGCAGATATATCAGGGTTGAGCCAAATTATCTTTTTCTCTCCAAGAGCTGGAAAATTCTGGAGATATGAAGGGGATCGCTTAGAGCACCCATGGTTAGCGGGAGCAACTATGGCATACAGGAAATCTTTCTGGCAAGCACATCCATTTAAAGATTTACAAATTGGAGAGGATTATGATTATGCATGGAATATGGGTGCTAAAATTCATGCACACAATTATTCTGATGGTTTTATTGCAACATTACATAACTCAAACACGACTTTAAAACCTTTTGAAGACCCAAGACATAAAAGACAATATGCCAGCAACTGGATGGATGTTAGTTTTGAGGGGAAAACCGAAAACCCTAAAAAGAGTAGGTATTATTATTAA
- a CDS encoding glycosyltransferase family 2 protein: protein MINPPLVSCIMPTANRQKFIPFAIEYFLKQDYPNAELVIIDDGTNSIASLIPDDPKIKYFYTEPLGTIGIKRNYACEKAEGEIIMHWDDDDYYAPDWISKMTDALLTSGADIAGLNRVVFYSPPANQRWMYEDSDVDKPWLCGATMTYRKSFWQQHPFIDLQVGEDYDFVWNSGAKTFALDYVQGFVAILHAHNTSIKPVENPKHKKHAIGWDAPEDEKES from the coding sequence ATGATAAATCCACCTCTTGTTTCCTGTATTATGCCTACTGCAAACAGGCAAAAATTCATCCCTTTTGCTATTGAATATTTTTTAAAACAGGATTATCCCAATGCAGAACTTGTGATTATAGATGATGGGACTAATTCCATTGCTTCGTTAATACCAGATGATCCAAAAATCAAATACTTTTATACAGAACCTTTAGGAACTATTGGCATTAAACGTAATTACGCTTGTGAAAAGGCTGAGGGAGAAATTATTATGCACTGGGATGACGATGATTATTATGCCCCCGACTGGATTAGCAAAATGACAGATGCACTATTGACTTCAGGAGCAGATATAGCCGGTCTGAACCGCGTTGTATTTTACTCTCCGCCAGCAAACCAGCGCTGGATGTATGAAGATAGCGATGTAGATAAACCATGGTTATGCGGAGCTACAATGACCTATAGAAAATCATTTTGGCAACAACATCCTTTTATTGATTTGCAGGTTGGTGAAGATTACGATTTCGTCTGGAATTCTGGGGCAAAAACTTTTGCACTAGACTATGTGCAAGGATTTGTGGCAATTTTACACGCACATAATACGAGTATTAAACCTGTTGAAAATCCAAAGCATAAAAAACATGCAATTGGTTGGGATGCACCAGAGGATGAAAAGGAATCATGA
- a CDS encoding glycosyltransferase, with protein sequence MNQSYPLISCICVTNNRPEQLKKAISCFADQNYPNKELAISYLKNDLLTKEIVENTRQKDILKIVTVEHTGDEPLEKAKIHVINKCTGDYLCIWDDNDWYHPSRLMFQFNSMQIVGERYQGSVLSRIMLYDAGTKKVYHAFSHNWDGTLLCRKEIFLLNPYTKDGENTSITTFLSGRKILCQIDDAPFLYIHIYHGANIHDDKHFESFMKQSELLAEELSNKIIKLIDN encoded by the coding sequence ATGAATCAATCTTATCCTTTGATTTCCTGTATATGCGTTACAAATAACAGGCCTGAGCAGCTAAAAAAAGCTATTTCTTGTTTTGCCGATCAGAATTATCCAAATAAAGAGTTAGCGATTTCTTACCTTAAGAATGACCTCCTTACTAAAGAGATAGTTGAAAATACCCGGCAAAAGGATATTTTGAAAATAGTCACAGTAGAACACACCGGAGATGAGCCTTTAGAGAAAGCGAAAATTCATGTTATTAATAAATGTACAGGAGATTATTTGTGCATCTGGGATGACAATGACTGGTATCACCCTAGTAGATTGATGTTTCAATTCAACAGTATGCAAATTGTTGGAGAACGCTATCAGGGTAGTGTATTATCCCGGATTATGCTATACGATGCTGGTACAAAAAAGGTTTATCATGCTTTTTCCCATAACTGGGATGGAACCCTATTGTGCAGAAAGGAAATATTTTTGCTGAATCCATATACTAAAGACGGAGAGAATACCTCTATAACTACATTTTTATCCGGCAGAAAGATATTATGCCAGATTGATGATGCCCCATTTCTATACATTCATATTTATCACGGTGCAAATATTCATGATGATAAACACTTCGAATCCTTTATGAAACAGAGTGAGCTACTAGCTGAAGAGCTTTCGAATAAAATTATCAAACTGATAGATAATTAA
- a CDS encoding glycosyltransferase family 2 protein: protein MKNKVQVDLIILSYAQTDELKKVTVDCVESLMRSENPEEIKFNVIVIESEKSIKPFQYEQTKTIYPNDEFGYHNFMNIGIEMTASPYICICNNDLIFHPGWATEILKTFDKFIDLSSASPFCTLHHPKMGFKKNDGPKLGYRIRNEVAGWCLFFKRDLLRLTGQLDRNYKFWCADNDYSNTLWVLKLNHMLVTSSFVDHLENKTLNSQTPERQEELTEGESIYFDKKWKCRTGQGWVLL, encoded by the coding sequence ATGAAAAACAAAGTACAAGTTGATCTCATCATTTTGAGTTATGCACAAACGGATGAATTAAAGAAAGTTACTGTTGACTGTGTCGAATCATTGATGCGGTCTGAAAACCCCGAAGAAATTAAGTTTAATGTGATTGTAATTGAATCAGAAAAATCAATAAAGCCATTTCAATATGAACAGACGAAAACTATTTATCCGAATGATGAATTTGGTTATCATAATTTTATGAATATTGGAATCGAAATGACAGCATCACCCTATATCTGTATCTGTAACAATGACTTGATTTTCCATCCCGGATGGGCAACAGAAATTCTTAAAACCTTTGACAAATTTATTGACCTTTCCAGCGCTTCCCCATTCTGTACCTTACATCATCCTAAAATGGGATTTAAAAAGAATGATGGTCCTAAATTAGGCTATCGCATTCGAAATGAAGTTGCAGGATGGTGCCTTTTTTTTAAGCGTGATTTATTACGTCTGACAGGACAACTAGATAGAAACTACAAATTCTGGTGTGCAGATAATGACTACTCCAATACCCTCTGGGTATTAAAGTTAAACCATATGTTAGTGACTTCCTCTTTTGTGGATCATCTGGAAAATAAAACATTGAATAGTCAGACACCAGAGCGGCAGGAAGAGCTTACTGAAGGAGAATCTATTTATTTTGATAAGAAGTGGAAGTGCAGGACGGGACAAGGCTGGGTTCTATTATGA
- a CDS encoding glycosyltransferase family 2 protein: protein MNQPLISCIMPTANRQKYIPLALSHFLKQDYSNSELIIVDDGVESIAPLLPDDSRIRYFYTDPIGTIGAKRNYACNLANGEIIMHWDDDDFYAPDWISKQYDYLITSGADICGIEHIHFFSPVTDTLWMGTAMNRNNPSNPSQWLSGATLAYRKAFWAENPFKEMQTGEDDNFISKPGVIIFAHDYIDGFVAVLHPRNTTVKYFENPKHKAKTGS from the coding sequence ATGAATCAACCACTTATATCTTGTATTATGCCTACGGCAAACAGACAGAAATACATCCCTCTTGCGTTAAGCCATTTTTTAAAGCAGGACTATAGCAATTCAGAATTGATTATTGTAGACGATGGAGTAGAGTCTATTGCTCCTTTATTACCTGATGATTCCCGGATCAGATATTTTTATACAGATCCTATAGGAACTATTGGCGCAAAGCGAAATTATGCATGTAACCTTGCAAATGGAGAAATTATTATGCACTGGGATGATGATGATTTTTATGCTCCTGACTGGATTAGTAAACAATATGATTATTTGATAACATCAGGAGCTGATATCTGTGGTATTGAACATATTCATTTTTTTTCGCCCGTAACTGATACCTTATGGATGGGAACTGCAATGAACAGGAATAATCCGTCAAATCCAAGTCAATGGCTAAGTGGAGCAACCCTGGCCTATAGAAAGGCTTTCTGGGCTGAAAATCCGTTCAAAGAAATGCAGACCGGAGAAGATGATAATTTCATCTCGAAACCGGGAGTAATAATTTTTGCGCATGATTATATTGATGGATTTGTAGCTGTTTTACATCCCCGCAATACCACTGTTAAGTATTTTGAAAACCCTAAGCATAAAGCCAAGACTGGGTCATAA
- a CDS encoding glycosyltransferase family 2 protein yields MKIKLSHPLISCICITAYRPGLLLKAIVSFDTQNYPNRELVISYPKEDTETKNLIDSILEVSDLRIVRLEREGNKSLGEARNHAIANCNGDYICLWDDDDWYHARRLAHQYNTMRTKGQFREASILTRVMLYDATTQKGYLSFPYLWCGSLLCKKDIILQHPFTDNKVAEDAQVIKYLESRKLVDYISDSAFLYLYVYHGNNALSYFHFSYYLKKSEQLDQESTDWMRSLLDVKVEVLPS; encoded by the coding sequence ATGAAAATAAAATTATCACACCCGCTAATTTCCTGTATATGTATTACAGCGTACAGACCTGGGTTATTGCTTAAGGCAATAGTTAGTTTTGATACCCAGAATTATCCAAATAGAGAACTGGTTATTTCTTATCCAAAAGAGGATACGGAAACGAAAAATCTGATCGATAGCATATTAGAAGTATCTGATCTGAGAATTGTCCGGCTAGAGCGTGAAGGAAACAAGTCACTAGGAGAAGCAAGAAATCATGCGATTGCCAATTGCAATGGAGACTATATTTGTTTATGGGATGACGATGACTGGTACCATGCCAGAAGACTAGCCCATCAGTACAACACCATGCGGACTAAAGGACAATTTCGTGAGGCTAGTATACTCACACGTGTCATGTTATATGATGCGACGACTCAGAAGGGATATCTTTCTTTTCCTTATCTATGGTGTGGGAGCCTTTTATGCAAAAAGGACATTATTTTACAACATCCATTTACAGATAATAAGGTAGCTGAAGATGCACAAGTAATCAAGTATTTGGAATCCAGAAAACTTGTTGATTATATTTCAGACAGTGCCTTTCTTTATCTTTACGTTTACCACGGAAACAATGCTTTGAGCTATTTCCATTTTTCTTATTATTTAAAGAAAAGTGAACAGCTCGATCAGGAAAGTACAGATTGGATGCGTAGTCTTCTGGATGTCAAAGTGGAGGTGTTACCCTCCTGA
- a CDS encoding glycosyltransferase family 10 domain-containing protein codes for MKIRFFSDYEVSENLITRFKANYKINDVSLTFTAADDYDYAVVFNRANDPLKPGAKIITVIQEPSWSEAHQNKFFLTSSDYIIVHDQELFERINKVKLGGKIIESPTYMFYHDHVDHSFYNQTWQIKKEKKLSMIVSGLYSSKANYQKRIEVLMNILESDLDIDVYGRGLNIHDSRYKGDLEYKYTGLLPYEYSIAIENSNEKNYITEKFVDCVLCNTTPIYNGAPNLSEVYDQRYYRTIDLDSPYIVQDLREIIAHPAPGSSINKDIYFNEYNLYTKLKEIIYG; via the coding sequence ATGAAGATTAGATTTTTTTCCGATTACGAGGTTTCTGAGAACCTGATCACAAGATTCAAAGCAAACTATAAAATCAATGATGTATCATTAACTTTTACAGCCGCCGATGATTACGACTACGCTGTAGTTTTTAACAGGGCCAATGATCCCCTGAAACCCGGAGCTAAAATTATAACAGTAATTCAGGAACCCTCCTGGAGTGAAGCACATCAAAATAAGTTTTTTTTGACCAGCAGTGACTATATCATTGTCCATGACCAGGAGCTATTTGAGAGAATCAACAAGGTGAAATTAGGGGGGAAGATCATTGAATCCCCAACTTATATGTTTTATCATGATCATGTAGACCATTCCTTTTATAATCAGACCTGGCAAATCAAAAAAGAAAAAAAGCTCTCTATGATTGTATCTGGGTTATACTCCAGTAAGGCCAATTACCAGAAAAGGATAGAGGTGTTAATGAATATTCTGGAATCTGATCTGGATATTGATGTTTACGGTCGTGGCCTGAATATACATGATTCAAGATATAAAGGAGATCTGGAATATAAATACACTGGTTTGTTACCTTATGAATATTCTATAGCCATAGAAAACTCTAATGAGAAAAACTACATCACAGAAAAATTTGTAGACTGTGTTTTATGCAACACCACACCTATTTACAATGGAGCACCAAACCTTTCAGAAGTATATGATCAGCGTTATTATAGAACAATAGACCTGGACAGTCCTTATATCGTTCAGGATCTTAGAGAGATCATCGCCCATCCTGCTCCTGGCTCATCCATAAATAAAGATATTTACTTCAATGAATACAACTTATACACCAAATTAAAAGAAATTATATATGGCTAA
- a CDS encoding glycosyltransferase family 2 protein, whose amino-acid sequence MKSKTEIDVIILSFAQNEELKLITQHCINSLMASEDQEIIKFNVVVMESQQEMKPFQYKNTTTIYPEEAFGYHRYMNIGVDITSSKYVCLCNNDLHFHPGWATEILKSFHKYYDLSSASPFCSFHHPKMGFEQDNGIYPGYRSRYEVAGWCLFLKRDIFRLTGKLDENYQFWCADNDYANTLAALKLRHALISSSIVDHLDSCTLDQQAEEAAIAASEFFYLEKKWNHRKMAGWTCV is encoded by the coding sequence ATGAAAAGCAAGACCGAAATTGACGTTATTATTTTAAGCTTCGCACAAAACGAGGAATTGAAACTAATCACCCAGCATTGCATCAATTCTTTGATGGCCTCAGAAGATCAGGAAATTATCAAATTTAACGTAGTTGTGATGGAATCACAGCAAGAAATGAAACCCTTTCAATACAAAAATACGACTACCATATATCCTGAAGAAGCGTTTGGTTACCATAGATATATGAATATCGGAGTTGATATAACTTCCTCCAAATACGTTTGCCTCTGTAACAACGATTTGCATTTCCACCCAGGCTGGGCTACTGAAATATTAAAATCATTCCATAAATACTATGACCTGTCTAGTGCATCCCCATTCTGTTCTTTTCATCATCCAAAAATGGGATTTGAGCAGGATAATGGAATTTACCCTGGCTACCGTAGCAGATATGAAGTTGCAGGGTGGTGTCTCTTTTTAAAACGTGACATTTTCAGACTTACTGGAAAACTGGATGAAAATTATCAATTCTGGTGTGCTGATAATGATTATGCCAATACACTGGCTGCATTAAAACTCAGACATGCACTGATTTCATCTTCCATAGTGGATCATCTGGATAGTTGTACGTTAGATCAGCAGGCAGAAGAAGCCGCAATTGCTGCCAGCGAATTCTTCTACCTGGAGAAAAAATGGAACCACAGAAAAATGGCAGGCTGGACCTGTGTATAA